A single region of the Chrysoperla carnea chromosome 5, inChrCarn1.1, whole genome shotgun sequence genome encodes:
- the LOC123301456 gene encoding probable 39S ribosomal protein L45, mitochondrial, translating into MSANLIRNNLKFLQIVSNNFLEPNLKNLINYQVTRHRRTKHFNPKFKWFRTRKYIKFEIPNLNEKSEDLPPDEIRKQMKKMGVLPPRPWMERPFYISCTGDIFEPYVPPEGDGKVSIITTTGAKQKLEFIEKKSKSMMAVRKIRSYDDDFEPPEFCEEAQEIYRRVHEYMMAKDLKKLEDVATERAYPEIIHNIKNKTINWKFLKSIEPPRLVHARCTDVVSKENMFAQVTVRFHTQQLLAIYDRFGRLMHGSEILAKDVLEYVVFEKHISNEYGVWRLHAKIIPDWLPKPEPSSKTYIKEPIQPVEEDQSKDVVEVKNTDVTKTVKSETLATV; encoded by the exons ATGTCTGCAAACTTAATTAGAAATAACTTAAAGTTTTTACAG ATTGTTTCCAATAATTTCCTCGAaccgaatttaaaaaatcttataaattatcAAGTAACTCGTCACCGACGAACAAAACATTTCAATCCAAAATTTAAATGGTTTCGTAcacgaaaatatataaaattcgaaatacccaacttaaatgaaaaaagtgAAGATTTACCTCCAGATGAAATtcgaaaacaaatgaaaaagatGGGTGTTTTACCACCCAGACCATGGATGGAACGGCCATTTTATATAAGCTGTACTGGGGATATATTTGAACCTTATGTCCCGCCTGAAGGAGATGGCAAAGTTTCGATTATAACTACCacg ggtgcgaaacaaaaattggaatttatagaaaaaaagtcGAAATCTATGATGGCCGTACGAAAAATTCGTTCATATGATGATGATTTTGAACCACCTGAATTTTGTGAGGAAGCACAAGAAATATATAGACGAGTACACGAATATATGATGGCAAAGGATTTGAAAAAACTTGAAGATGTTGCTACAGAACGAGCATATCCcgaaattattcataatattaaaaacaaaacaattaattggaaatttttaaagtcAATTGAGCCTCCACGTTTAGTTCATGCACGTTGTACAGACGTTGTATCCAAAGAAAATATGTTTGCCCAGGTTACTGTTCGTTTCCATACGCAACAA ttattagCAATTTATGATCGTTTTGGTCGCTTAATGCATGGAAGTGAAATATTGGCAAAAGATGTTCTTGAATACGTGGTATTTGAAAAACATATCTCAAATGAGTACGGCGTTTGGCGTTTACATGCAAAAATAATACCCGATTGGTTACCAAAGCCAGAACCTAGcagtaaaacatatataaaagaaCCAATTCAACCTGTTGAAGAAGATCAATCAAAAGATGTTGTTGAAGTGAAAAATACTGATGTTACGAAAACTGTAAAATCTGAAACATTGGCAACTGTTTAA